In Colwellia sp. M166, a genomic segment contains:
- a CDS encoding DUF1338 domain-containing protein, with translation MTAVKNLFNNIWQNYLAVTPSADKVHQLLSTGDDLINDHVAYRTFNIAKVNIEKISAHLLNLGYKECGEYHFEAKKLYAKHFEHANTNLPKVFISELLVEKFSPRVQAIIEKMVAGIDETDINLESFLYSGTHWQVSHQEYLDLLSESEYAAWVAAWGYRANHFTVSINHLANYDSIEAVNEAVKAGGFKLNTTGGEIKGDEGVKLEQSSTMADHVLVEFSDKTLAIPSCFYEFAKRYPMENGELYTGFVAASADKIFESTNAAA, from the coding sequence ATGACTGCGGTGAAAAATTTATTTAACAACATTTGGCAAAACTATTTAGCAGTAACGCCTTCAGCTGACAAAGTACACCAACTTTTAAGCACAGGTGACGATTTAATCAACGATCATGTTGCTTACCGTACCTTCAACATTGCCAAGGTCAATATTGAAAAGATCTCTGCACACCTGCTTAACTTAGGTTACAAAGAGTGTGGTGAATACCACTTCGAAGCAAAAAAACTCTACGCTAAGCACTTTGAGCATGCTAATACAAACTTACCGAAAGTATTTATTAGTGAACTATTAGTAGAAAAATTTTCGCCACGTGTACAAGCAATCATAGAAAAAATGGTCGCGGGTATCGACGAAACAGATATTAACCTTGAAAGCTTTTTGTATTCAGGTACTCATTGGCAAGTGAGTCACCAAGAATACTTAGACTTACTGAGTGAAAGTGAATATGCAGCATGGGTTGCGGCATGGGGCTACCGTGCTAACCATTTCACCGTCAGCATTAACCATTTAGCAAATTACGACTCGATTGAGGCTGTTAATGAAGCGGTTAAAGCTGGCGGCTTTAAGTTAAATACCACTGGCGGCGAAATTAAAGGTGATGAAGGCGTAAAATTAGAGCAATCATCCACTATGGCTGATCATGTATTAGTTGAGTTCTCTGATAAAACCCTTGCTATTCCTAGCTGTTTCTACGAGTTTGCCAAGCGCTACCCGATGGAAAACGGCGAGCTTTACACAGGTTTTGTTGCAGCTTCTGCTGATAAAATTTTTGAAAGCACTAACGCTGCGGCGTAA
- a CDS encoding DUF3802 family protein has product MVTDTEGYIHIIEYLTAHLSLFENSSNIDNNNSSVLAVIEQEMSEQIISLCNQNETLTFNQRNTIIREIDAIVYDLQEILSGVMNNSVTSEQVAFIKEFAILIKNLFDTEIHSQFLL; this is encoded by the coding sequence ATGGTTACCGATACCGAAGGTTATATTCACATCATTGAATATTTAACTGCTCACTTAAGCTTATTTGAAAACAGCTCGAATATCGATAATAATAACAGCTCGGTATTAGCAGTAATCGAGCAAGAAATGAGCGAACAAATTATTAGCTTATGCAATCAAAATGAAACGCTAACATTTAATCAGCGCAATACGATTATTCGAGAAATTGATGCCATTGTCTATGATCTACAAGAAATATTGTCTGGCGTAATGAATAACTCTGTCACGAGTGAACAAGTAGCGTTTATTAAAGAATTTGCGATTTTGATTAAAAATTTATTTGATACCGAAATACACAGTCAGTTTTTACTTTAG
- a CDS encoding single-stranded DNA-binding protein: MLSEQPQNHLCTVTLLGNLVSKPDIRYQANPVVAFAEFTLATHSRWFDKTSNQFKEWTSYHTVKVIGEIVERALIHAGKGDIILVQGYLINSRKNNREIIHATYAQTFPKGYAQSINQIHCSGNIVSEIKLITTENNKELTEVMLESKQHIFSAITQQSYVVTIQRPIHVWGKQALYLAEHGKINDQIIVDGKLSYLNNKNKNQFIDAHQAVLLAKH; this comes from the coding sequence ATGTTATCTGAACAACCGCAAAACCATTTATGTACTGTTACCCTGTTAGGTAATCTCGTTAGTAAGCCTGATATTCGCTATCAAGCTAACCCCGTTGTAGCTTTTGCAGAATTTACTTTAGCAACACATAGTCGCTGGTTTGACAAAACCAGTAATCAATTTAAAGAATGGACTAGTTATCATACGGTAAAAGTTATTGGCGAAATTGTTGAACGCGCACTTATTCATGCCGGTAAAGGCGATATCATCTTAGTGCAGGGTTACTTAATTAATAGTAGAAAAAATAATCGCGAAATAATACATGCCACATACGCACAAACCTTTCCGAAAGGTTATGCACAATCAATTAATCAAATCCATTGTAGTGGCAATATAGTGTCAGAAATTAAGCTTATTACCACCGAGAATAATAAAGAACTAACGGAAGTTATGCTTGAATCGAAACAGCATATATTTTCCGCCATCACACAGCAAAGTTATGTGGTAACCATACAACGACCTATTCATGTTTGGGGTAAACAAGCACTTTACCTTGCAGAGCATGGCAAAATAAATGATCAAATAATAGTTGACGGAAAATTGAGCTATCTTAATAATAAGAATAAAAACCAATTTATCGATGCACATCAAGCGGTGCTATTAGCTAAGCACTAA
- a CDS encoding thermonuclease family protein gives MPMLSKLLCCFLILITSKVLANDYGNIVISRVTNVYDGDTFRVDIDQWPALIGKNAPIRINNIDTPELRAKCPNEKRLALLAKKFTQDKLQHANIIELKNLNRGKYFRITADVFIDGESLAEGLLAAGFAKVYSGKSKKQSWCH, from the coding sequence ATGCCAATGTTGTCGAAATTACTTTGCTGTTTCCTCATTTTAATAACCTCAAAAGTGCTAGCTAATGACTATGGTAATATTGTCATTAGTCGTGTTACCAATGTTTATGACGGCGATACTTTTCGTGTTGATATCGACCAATGGCCAGCGCTGATTGGTAAAAATGCCCCTATTCGCATTAATAATATTGATACCCCCGAATTAAGGGCAAAATGCCCAAATGAAAAGCGCTTAGCATTACTTGCCAAAAAGTTTACGCAAGATAAATTGCAACATGCTAATATCATTGAACTAAAAAACTTAAACCGTGGTAAGTACTTCCGTATTACTGCCGATGTCTTTATTGATGGTGAGAGCCTTGCAGAAGGATTATTAGCTGCGGGCTTTGCAAAAGTGTATTCCGGTAAAAGCAAGAAACAAAGCTGGTGCCACTGA
- a CDS encoding TVP38/TMEM64 family protein — MKQNSALKLTALATVLSLLLAVTLATVLLGNYSANIQHYLATLLPNTLFGALTFLLLLTPAMAIGLPRQVAAISAGFLFGAGFGMLIATTSAIFACVLTLITARKCFANMVQRHYPQPLAKVSHFFSHDTFLKALIIRLLPAGSNFLTNILAGTARSPMTPYLLGSALGFIPQMTIFSLMGAGLQVNGQQQLMLSGGLLVIAIILSSYLYRKTQVKLNWH, encoded by the coding sequence TTGAAACAAAATTCAGCATTGAAATTAACGGCGTTGGCAACGGTACTATCGCTACTATTAGCTGTCACATTAGCTACTGTCTTACTCGGTAACTATAGTGCTAATATTCAGCATTATTTAGCAACATTGCTCCCCAATACGCTATTTGGCGCACTCACTTTTCTCTTACTACTAACACCAGCAATGGCTATTGGCTTACCAAGACAAGTAGCTGCGATCAGTGCCGGCTTCTTATTTGGTGCTGGCTTTGGCATGCTGATAGCAACAACATCTGCTATTTTCGCTTGTGTATTAACGCTCATTACTGCTCGTAAATGCTTTGCTAACATGGTTCAGCGACATTATCCGCAGCCTTTAGCCAAAGTGAGTCATTTTTTTAGTCATGACACCTTTTTAAAAGCTTTAATCATTCGATTACTGCCTGCCGGTTCAAACTTTCTCACTAACATACTGGCGGGCACTGCACGCTCGCCGATGACACCTTACCTATTAGGTTCAGCACTTGGTTTTATACCACAAATGACCATATTTTCACTGATGGGCGCAGGGCTACAAGTTAATGGCCAACAACAATTGATGCTTAGCGGAGGGTTACTGGTTATCGCTATTATACTCAGCAGTTACCTCTACCGTAAAACGCAGGTTAAGCTCAACTGGCATTAA
- a CDS encoding thiol:disulfide interchange protein DsbA/DsbL, giving the protein MKKLVSLFALMLLPVFAFAANYTEGEHYTKVSDEITTKSEVREFFSFYCPHCFQFEPFMAKLKTSIPADTAFEMNHVDFLRAASPKIQQMLSKAVVVAYQMGVEKKVIAALFNYVHVQKAVFTSEKDIRNIFVLNGADGEKFDKLMKSFGVASKAKNMKKQQDYFAKKGALTGVPTVIVNGKYRVDPKGLDRSDFEQDYINLVNHLLTLK; this is encoded by the coding sequence ATGAAAAAGTTAGTGAGTTTATTCGCTTTAATGTTATTACCAGTATTCGCCTTTGCGGCAAATTATACTGAAGGCGAGCATTACACTAAAGTGAGTGACGAAATCACCACTAAGTCAGAAGTTCGTGAGTTTTTCTCATTTTATTGTCCACATTGTTTTCAATTTGAACCCTTTATGGCAAAACTAAAAACTTCAATCCCTGCCGACACAGCGTTTGAAATGAATCATGTTGACTTCTTACGTGCGGCATCACCTAAAATACAGCAAATGTTGAGCAAAGCAGTTGTTGTCGCTTACCAAATGGGTGTGGAGAAAAAAGTGATTGCTGCACTGTTTAACTATGTTCACGTGCAAAAAGCGGTATTCACTTCAGAAAAAGATATCCGTAATATTTTTGTCCTTAACGGTGCTGATGGTGAAAAATTCGATAAATTAATGAAAAGCTTTGGTGTGGCTAGTAAAGCTAAAAACATGAAAAAGCAGCAAGACTACTTTGCTAAAAAAGGTGCATTAACCGGTGTACCGACAGTGATTGTTAATGGCAAATATCGTGTTGATCCTAAAGGTTTGGATAGAAGTGATTTTGAACAAGATTACATTAACCTTGTTAATCATCTATTAACCTTAAAATAA
- a CDS encoding serine/threonine protein kinase — protein sequence MAVFDFTSLSPDLILDGLESTGLTVDSGLLALNSYENRVYQFHDIDKTKYVTKFYRPQRWTEAQIREEHDFAFELDANELPLVAPLKINGESLFSYQGYYFAIFPCRGGRIFEVDNLEQLEWMGRFLGRIHAIAAKKAFVERPTFNSEEMLQQAQQTIEDSAFVPASLTLPFFTILEQVIAVASKQYQPQSQIRLHGDCHAGNILWTEAGPHFVDLDDCRMGPAVQDIWMMLSGDRQQQLLQLDTILTGYDEFHSFEVNQLPLIESLRTMRVVNYMAWLCKRWKDPAFPHNFPWFNTEKYWEQQILMLKEQMSALQQPPLSLLPY from the coding sequence ATGGCGGTATTTGATTTTACTTCGCTGTCACCAGACTTGATCCTTGATGGCTTAGAAAGTACCGGCTTAACGGTTGATAGCGGCTTACTGGCGTTAAACAGTTATGAAAATCGTGTTTATCAGTTTCATGATATTGATAAAACTAAATATGTTACTAAGTTTTATCGGCCTCAGCGTTGGACGGAGGCGCAAATTAGGGAAGAGCACGATTTTGCTTTTGAACTAGACGCTAATGAGTTGCCTCTAGTTGCGCCGTTAAAAATTAATGGTGAATCTTTATTTTCATATCAGGGATATTATTTTGCAATATTTCCTTGTCGTGGCGGTCGTATCTTTGAGGTTGATAATTTAGAGCAACTGGAATGGATGGGACGATTTCTAGGACGTATTCATGCTATCGCGGCTAAGAAGGCGTTTGTTGAGCGACCGACATTTAATAGTGAAGAAATGCTACAACAAGCTCAGCAAACTATTGAGGATTCGGCGTTCGTTCCCGCAAGTTTGACATTGCCTTTTTTTACTATTTTAGAACAAGTGATTGCGGTTGCGAGTAAGCAGTATCAACCTCAGTCGCAAATTCGTTTACATGGCGATTGTCATGCCGGGAATATTTTATGGACTGAGGCTGGACCGCACTTTGTTGATCTTGATGATTGTCGAATGGGGCCAGCAGTGCAAGACATTTGGATGATGTTAAGTGGTGACCGTCAGCAGCAATTATTGCAGCTTGATACGATATTGACTGGCTACGATGAGTTTCACAGCTTTGAGGTCAATCAATTGCCTTTAATTGAATCATTGCGTACTATGCGAGTAGTTAACTATATGGCATGGCTATGTAAACGTTGGAAAGATCCTGCTTTTCCTCATAATTTCCCTTGGTTTAATACTGAGAAGTATTGGGAACAGCAAATTCTTATGCTGAAAGAGCAGATGTCAGCATTACAACAACCTCCGTTGAGTTTATTGCCTTATTAA
- the ccoG gene encoding cytochrome c oxidase accessory protein CcoG has protein sequence MKSQDNNIKVSNQIPIKNVEIHQPAKNDAYKPRDQIYVRKVKGVFQKLRQKMNFFFLALFAVLPWLQYDGHQAILFDIGEQRFTLWSVTLWPQDLTLLAWIFILGAFLLFFITTFLGRVWCGYLCPQTVWTFIFIWFEEKIEGTANQRKKLDSQAMNINKFWRKALKHFCWGFFSILTALTFAGYFAPMREVFVDFFTFNASFALAATVWFFAFCTYGNAGWMREIMCLHMCPYARFQSAMFDKDTLTVSYDAKRGENRGPRARKQDPKEIGLGDCIDCNLCVQVCPTGIDIRNGLQYECINCGACVDACDGVMERMKYDKGLIRYTTEHELAGKKVNFVRGKLIGYAIVLLVMTSLLILEMANRAPVSMDIIRDRNELAKENFNGDIENVYTLKILNKSQKDNHYRLSVKGINNTKWHGEQEILVKAAKVYTLPISISVDPYELEGYMTDISFVIELVSDTDEVMLEHESRFFNKR, from the coding sequence TTGAAATCACAAGATAATAACATTAAAGTCAGTAATCAAATTCCGATTAAAAATGTTGAAATTCATCAACCAGCAAAAAACGATGCATATAAACCCCGCGATCAAATTTATGTACGTAAAGTAAAAGGCGTATTTCAAAAACTTCGTCAAAAGATGAACTTTTTCTTTCTTGCTTTGTTTGCTGTTTTACCTTGGTTGCAATATGACGGTCATCAAGCGATTTTATTTGATATTGGTGAACAACGCTTTACCTTATGGAGTGTGACACTTTGGCCACAAGATCTAACCTTGCTGGCATGGATTTTTATTCTTGGTGCTTTTCTACTGTTTTTTATTACCACTTTCTTAGGCCGTGTTTGGTGTGGCTATCTTTGTCCACAAACCGTTTGGACTTTCATTTTTATCTGGTTTGAAGAAAAAATAGAAGGCACCGCTAACCAACGTAAGAAGCTCGATAGCCAAGCGATGAACATTAATAAATTTTGGCGTAAAGCGCTGAAACACTTTTGTTGGGGCTTTTTCTCGATTTTAACGGCGTTAACCTTTGCCGGTTACTTTGCGCCAATGCGGGAAGTTTTTGTTGATTTCTTTACCTTTAATGCTTCATTTGCTTTAGCGGCCACGGTGTGGTTTTTTGCTTTTTGTACCTATGGTAATGCAGGTTGGATGCGAGAAATTATGTGTCTACATATGTGTCCGTATGCACGCTTTCAATCAGCAATGTTTGATAAAGACACCTTAACCGTTTCTTACGATGCTAAACGTGGTGAAAATCGTGGCCCTCGCGCAAGAAAGCAAGATCCTAAAGAAATTGGTTTAGGTGACTGTATAGATTGCAATTTATGTGTTCAGGTCTGCCCAACAGGTATTGATATTCGTAATGGTTTACAATATGAATGTATTAACTGTGGTGCCTGTGTCGATGCTTGTGACGGTGTTATGGAGCGAATGAAGTATGATAAAGGCTTAATTCGTTACACCACAGAGCATGAATTAGCGGGTAAAAAAGTTAATTTTGTTCGTGGCAAGCTGATTGGCTATGCCATAGTTTTGCTGGTAATGACGAGCTTGTTGATCTTGGAAATGGCCAATAGAGCACCGGTTTCTATGGATATTATTCGTGATAGGAATGAATTAGCCAAAGAAAACTTTAATGGCGATATTGAGAATGTTTATACGCTTAAAATTCTCAATAAATCACAAAAAGATAATCATTATCGTCTATCAGTAAAAGGTATTAACAACACCAAATGGCACGGTGAACAAGAGATACTTGTTAAAGCAGCAAAAGTGTATACTCTGCCCATCAGCATTTCGGTTGATCCATATGAATTAGAAGGTTATATGACAGATATAAGTTTTGTTATTGAATTAGTGTCAGATACGGATGAGGTTATGCTTGAACACGAAAGTCGCTTCTTTAATAAGCGCTAA
- a CDS encoding formimidoylglutamate deiminase, translated as MKLFAKKILLANGWANEQTLTIEQGIITDIVDGETVGAERAKGVVIPGMVNCHSHAFQRAFAGFSEQGSEGQDSFWTWRNIMYKFLGQLSSQDAEVIASQLYIEMLKMGYTRVAEFHYLHHDINGENYANLSAMAQAIFAAAKQSGIGLTLLPVLYRFSGFDTQAPNAGQQRFINSVAQFNDLVSECFELAKLQANCNVGIAPHSLRAVDKSSLLAAVKHVRALDGQAPIHIHIAEQQKEVEDCLAHYGQRPVQWLLDNAELDKHWCLIHATHINEQERQGIIANQAIAGICPTTEANLGDGIFPTEEFLAEKGTFAIGSDSHISVNPIEELRWLEYAQRLSKQQRALLTGKDEKSVGANLWQQAATGGAQSTNSNTGALAIGKQADLLVLDDSQLRLYAHDDRHLLDSMIFANRENPVLDVMVNGHWTIRDKKHALEQVSADEFANVLAKISV; from the coding sequence GTGCAAAAGGTGTCGTTATTCCTGGTATGGTTAATTGTCATTCCCATGCTTTTCAACGCGCTTTTGCCGGATTTAGCGAACAAGGCAGTGAAGGTCAAGATAGCTTTTGGACTTGGCGCAATATTATGTATAAGTTTTTGGGACAGTTAAGTTCTCAAGATGCAGAAGTCATTGCGAGCCAACTTTATATCGAAATGTTGAAAATGGGTTATACCCGTGTGGCTGAATTTCATTATCTTCATCATGATATTAATGGTGAAAATTACGCCAACTTATCAGCAATGGCGCAGGCAATTTTTGCTGCCGCTAAACAATCCGGTATCGGTCTAACGTTATTGCCCGTGTTGTATCGATTTAGTGGTTTTGATACTCAGGCGCCTAATGCCGGCCAGCAACGTTTTATTAATTCCGTTGCGCAATTCAATGATCTTGTCAGTGAGTGTTTTGAGCTTGCCAAATTACAAGCTAATTGTAATGTCGGTATCGCACCGCATTCATTACGTGCGGTTGATAAAAGTTCATTGTTAGCAGCAGTTAAGCATGTCAGAGCGCTTGATGGACAAGCCCCTATTCATATTCACATTGCTGAGCAGCAAAAAGAAGTGGAAGACTGTCTAGCTCATTATGGTCAACGGCCGGTGCAGTGGTTATTAGATAATGCTGAGCTAGATAAGCATTGGTGCTTAATTCACGCGACACATATTAATGAACAAGAGCGTCAGGGCATTATTGCTAACCAAGCAATTGCGGGTATTTGTCCAACGACGGAAGCTAATTTAGGCGATGGTATTTTCCCTACCGAGGAGTTTTTAGCTGAAAAGGGCACTTTTGCTATTGGCTCTGATAGTCATATTTCAGTTAATCCGATTGAAGAGCTACGTTGGCTTGAGTATGCCCAACGCTTAAGTAAGCAGCAACGTGCATTGTTAACAGGTAAGGATGAAAAATCTGTTGGTGCTAACTTATGGCAACAAGCTGCGACAGGTGGTGCGCAAAGTACCAATAGCAACACCGGTGCTTTAGCCATAGGTAAGCAAGCTGATTTATTGGTGTTAGATGATAGTCAATTGCGTTTATATGCTCATGATGACAGACATTTACTTGATAGTATGATTTTTGCTAATCGTGAAAATCCGGTATTAGATGTCATGGTTAATGGTCATTGGACTATTCGCGACAAAAAGCATGCTTTAGAGCAAGTCAGCGCTGATGAGTTTGCCAATGTATTGGCTAAAATATCGGTTTAA